From Rhododendron vialii isolate Sample 1 chromosome 10a, ASM3025357v1, the proteins below share one genomic window:
- the LOC131302734 gene encoding probable L-type lectin-domain containing receptor kinase S.5, with the protein MGLAANPITAVVLLLLLSILAAPPPVSAKLKTTTIPFASFTSNDPLHVDQPATINNGALQVTLDTANAAVSSLTNQSGRILYDTPFTLWEGPNDTFSDRVASFNASFLVNIYRLTDSPIPGEGLTFVVAPDLNVPLNSYGEYLGLTNATTDGNASNRILAVELDTFKEDFDPDANHVGLNINSVRSNKTASLTPLELVGPNQTANFFNVWVQYDGVKKVIEVYIAQQANQTDPTPPRPANPILNSTLELRGLVNQVSYFGFSASTGNFTELNCVLRWNLTVEHYSDEKQLITKIALAAGIPAVVLLAAAAVAGYFLRKRWLARSNPHILGALKSLPGTPREFQYKDLLRATNKFDEKRKLGQGGFGVVYKGYLANENLDVAVKVFTRESLKGEDDFLAELTIINRLRHKHLVRLLGWCHKHGKLLLVYEYMPNGSLDKHLFSDADSKPLSWTLRLKIISGVAAALHYLHNEYDQKVVHRDLKASNILLDSDFNARLGDFGLARALENEKTSYAEVEGIMGTLGYIAPECFHTGKATQQSDVYAFGAVLLEVVCGFKPGTRIGGYQFLVDWVWALHREGRLLEAVDKKLEEDYVVEEAQRILLLGLSCSHPTACERPKTQEIVQILSGSVAVPQVPPFKPAFVWASLPMGEGDSTAATTTTTNTMSFTTSHYESHSTPLAIESEHQRRHSDSFNTV; encoded by the exons ATGGGCCTGGCGGCGAACCCAATCACAGCCGTcgtgctcctcctcctcctctcaatACTCGCAGCACCGCCACCCGTCTCCGCCAAGCTCAAAACCACCACCATCCCCTTCGCCAGCTTCACCTCCAACGACCCACTACATGTAGACCAACCAGCCACAATAAACAACGGCGCCCTCCAAGTCACCCTCGACACCGCCAACGCCGCCGTCTCCTCGCTCACCAACCAGTCCGGACGGATCCTCTACGACACCCCCTTCACCCTATGGGAGGGCCCCAACGACACGTTCTCCGACCGGGTGGCGTCGTTCAACGCCTCGTTCCTCGTGAACATCTACCGGTTAACGGACTCTCCCATCCCCGGCGAGGGGCTCACGTTCGTGGTGGCGCCAGACCTGAACGTGCCGCTCAACAGCTACGGGGAGTACTTGGGTCTGACGAATGCCACCACCGACGGCAACGCTTCGAACCGGATTCTCGCGGTTGAGCTGGACACGTTTAAGGAGGATTTTGATCCGGACGCGAACCACGTCGGGCTGAATATAAACTCCGTGAGATCTAACAAGACAGCGTCGTTGACCCCACTCGAGCTGGTTGGGCCCAATCAAACTGCCAATTTCTTCAATGTCTGGGTTCAGTACGATGGAGTCAAAAAG gtGATCGAGGTTTACATCGCTCAACAAGCAAACCAAACGGATCCGACGCCTCCAAGACCCGCCAACCCGATCCTGAACTCGACCCTGGAGCTCCGAGGGCTGGTGAACCAAGTCTCCTACTTCGGCTTCTCCGCGTCAACGGGCAACTTCACCGAGCTCAACTGCGTCTTGCGGTGGAACTTGACGGTGGAGCACTACTCCGACGAAAAACAACTGATCACAAAGATCGCCCTCGCCGCCGGCATCCCGGCGGTGGTTCTCTTAGCGGCGGCGGCTGTGGCGGGGTACTTCCTCCGGAAGAGGTGGTTGGCGCGGTCGAACCCGCATATACTGGGAGCCTTGAAGAGCTTGCCCGGGACTCCTCGGGAGTTTCAGTACAAGGATTTGCTGAGGGCTACGAATAAGTTCGATGAGAAGAGGAAGCTGGGACAAGGTGGGTTTGGGGTGGTTTACAAAGGGTACTTGGCGAATGAGAATTTGGATGTGGCTGTGAAGGTTTTTACGAGGGAGAGTTTGAAGGGCGAGGATGATTTCTTGGCTGAGCTTACCATCATCAATCGGCTCAGGCACAAGCATCTTGTTCGATTATTGG GATGGTGTCACAAGCATGGGAAGTTGCTGCTGGTTTACGAATACATGCCCAACGGCAGCCTCGACAAACACCTCTTCAGCGACGCCGACAGCAAGCCGCTGAGCTGGACTCTCCGCCTCAAGATCATCTCTGGGGTAGCTGCCGCCCTCCACTACCTCCACAACGAGTATGACCAGAAGGTGGTCCACCGCGACCTCAAGGCCAGCAACATCTTGCTTGACTCCGACTTCAATGCCAGGCTAGGGGACTTTGGCCTCGCGCGGGCCCTAGAAAACGAAAAAACCTCGTATGCAGAAGTTGAGGGCATTATGGGAACACTGGGGTACATTGCCCCTGAATGCTTCCACACTGGCAAGGCCACCCAGCAGTCTGATGTGTATGCTTTTGGTGCAGTTCTATTGGAAGTGGTTTGTGGGTTTAAGCCCGGGACACGTATCGGCGGGTACCAGTTCTTAGTGGATTGGGTCTGGGCCTTGCATCGTGAGGGCCGGTTACTTGAGGCAGTGGACAAGAAGCTCGAGGAGGATTATGTAGTGGAAGAAGCCCAAAGAATTTTGCTTCTGGGCCTGTCCTGTTCGCATCCGACAGCATGCGAAAGGCCCAAAACACAGGAAATTGTTCAGATACTATCGGGCTCGGTGGCTGTGCCTCAAGTGCCGCCGTTCAAGCCGGCTTTTGTGTGGGCATCGTTGCCAATGGGGGAGGGAGACAGCACTgcggccaccaccaccaccaccaacacaatGTCCTTTACGACCTCACACTATGAATCACATTCGACACCATTGGCCATCGAATCAGAACACCAACGCAGACACAGTGATAGCTTCAATACcgtttaa
- the LOC131302735 gene encoding uncharacterized protein LOC131302735 codes for MHTKFKSLCNQSGFGWCAEKGTVTADDTLWEKLYKVNKKAKHFRKKGFPHYAAMTRILGDSTAIGFNAHPSVYSPFGTDSSGPSFQLKQDKDDGEIEVTNVVVSRKGKKVFDMKALKTTEAKESSKSKKRDSLSVNLSASLNALAESSKRKVDILESKHNAKSTSVSVTSQDHGEPQGLLAECIKTLNAAFYKDALVALVSLSEFMFLYFPCLLL; via the exons ATGCACACCAAATTTAAGAGCCTTTGTAACCAAAGTGGCTTTGGGTGGTGTGCGGAAAAAGGTACTGTTACTGCTGATGATACCCTCTGGGAGAAGCTCTATAAG GTTAATAAGAAGGCCAAGCATTTCAGGAAAAAAGGTTTCCCACACTATGCAGCGATGACCCGAATACTTGGAGATAGCACTGCAATAGGATTCAATGCTCACCCGTCAGTCTATTCCCCGTTTGGAACAGATAGTTCTGGTCCCTCATTCCAACTCAAACAGGACAAAGACGATGGCGAAATAGAAGTAACGAATGTAGTGGTTAgtagaaaagggaaaaaggttTTTGATATGAAGGCTTTAAAGACTACTGAGGCAAAGGAGAGTAGCAAAAGTAAGAAGAGGGACTCATTGTCTGTGAACCTCAGTGCATCTTTAAATGCTCTTGCAGAAAGTAGCAAGAGGAAGGTGGATATCCTTGAATCAAAGCATAATGCTAAGAGCACTAGTGTTAGTGTGACTTCTCAAGACCATGGTGAGCCACAAGGTTTGCTGGCTGAGTGCATAAAAACTCTTAATGCAGCATTTTACAAGGATGCTTTGGTAGCTCTTGTTTCTCTGTCAGAATTCATGTTTTTGTACTTTCCTTGCTTGCTTTTATGA